The region CTCAAGGTAAAAATCTCTTTCTGTATGTTCTTCTAAAAGACCCTCTACTGGCAATATATCATAGTATAGTTTTTCTAAGTTTTTAAATCTTTTTGGAAATAATTTAGAGAGAATTTGAGCAGATATTTCTTTTCTAATAAGAATTGTTGGCGGTAGTAAACCAAGTTCTAAAAGCTCTAATATAGAATCTGAATGGTAAGATATTTGATGGTGTTGTCCATGAGGACAAGTGCTTTTGCTAACAAGAGTTGTACATTTATCGCAGTAAACATACTCACTTGCTACATTTATATCTATATCTATTCCAACCACTCTATCGATTATAGATTTATTTGAGTTACAATCATAAAACATACCAAGACCAGCATGATTTCGTCCAATTGTAAGTCTATCACAGCCATAATTTTTTGCAACAATAGCATCTATGATAATTTCATTATAACCTGCAAAAATATAGCTATTTTCCAAAGGAACAACAACTACATGATTTTTAGTTAAGAAGTTGTTTATAAAAAACTCTAAGGACTCTTTTCTTATTTCATAATTAAGATTTGATTCACTAGATGCTTTTAGTAAAAATATAACCAGCAAATCAGTGTTTTCAAGTGCTTGACGAATTAGTTTCTCATGAGCACGATGAAGAGGATTTGCAGCCATTACAAGAGATGTCGTATGCTTAGCATCTACGAGTTCTTTCGCTTCTTGAATTATTTTTTTGTTGTTATCATTAGATTTATTTATAAGTTCATAATCTCCAGAAACAGCAAGAGGTCCGAGTCTGTTCATCGTTGCTTGAACACCAGGATGACTAATATCGTCTGTTCCATATATATGCTTGATTCTATCGCTTGGGTCTATGTGAAAGACTTCATCTACTATTAGAGTAGCAAATGGTTCACCTTTAAAAAGGATAGAAATTTCTTCACCTACTTCTAAACTTTTTAAAACTTCTGCATTTTTTTTACCTGATGGTGCCAATATAAATGGAAAAGGAAAAGTTTTTCCATCAATGAGTCCTGTTTCTAAAACGATTTGACTCTGTTTAAAATTCATCAAAGAAGTAGCAGGTTCTAGTAATCCATCTTTTAGTAACTCTAAGGCAGATGCTGCTTCTTTATCAATTAGAAGAGTTTTATTTTTTCTTGATGATGTCATATTTTTTTCGTTTTTCCCATAAACTTTTACGGCTAATGCCTAGCTTTTTAGATAATTCTATATCTGGAAACTTATATTGATAGTTAAGTACTATATACTTAACATAATCCTCAATTGGTAAAATATCACCTTGATCAAAAATATTATTTTCACTCTTTATTTCTAATATTTTATGCTCTACATCTTCAATCTTGTCTGTGCTTGATATAATGGCTTTTTTGTTACTTATGAGGGTACAAAAAGTTTTTCTATCGGCTTTTTTAAGAGTTTGATAATCGATGATATAGATAATAGAGTCTTGATTTAGTGACTCAATCTCACTCATAGCTTTTGGGTCGCTAAGTGTTATGAAATGTATAGGTAAATCTTTTTCATAGGCGTGTTCAAAAGCAAAAGCATCTGCATATTTTTGAAATGAAGATGAGATAAAAATAGGGAGTTCTATAGAATCATGATCATATTCATGGCTTAGTGTTGAAAAAGTATGAGTTAAATACTTTTTATATGCTGCATCTC is a window of uncultured Sulfurimonas sp. DNA encoding:
- a CDS encoding sulfate adenylyltransferase; the protein is MTSSRKNKTLLIDKEAASALELLKDGLLEPATSLMNFKQSQIVLETGLIDGKTFPFPFILAPSGKKNAEVLKSLEVGEEISILFKGEPFATLIVDEVFHIDPSDRIKHIYGTDDISHPGVQATMNRLGPLAVSGDYELINKSNDNNKKIIQEAKELVDAKHTTSLVMAANPLHRAHEKLIRQALENTDLLVIFLLKASSESNLNYEIRKESLEFFINNFLTKNHVVVVPLENSYIFAGYNEIIIDAIVAKNYGCDRLTIGRNHAGLGMFYDCNSNKSIIDRVVGIDIDINVASEYVYCDKCTTLVSKSTCPHGQHHQISYHSDSILELLELGLLPPTILIRKEISAQILSKLFPKRFKNLEKLYYDILPVEGLLEEHTERDFYLELMKLYQTTSLT
- a CDS encoding response regulator; amino-acid sequence: MKILIIENEVYLAQSIATKLGELGHICEMCTSTRDAIKSNNYDVVLLSTNINGQDFNPVIETFKKAIIILMVSYISNDTVSKPLSAGAKDYILKPFMIEELIRKIDHYQDYEKLKKRDAAYKKYLTHTFSTLSHEYDHDSIELPIFISSSFQKYADAFAFEHAYEKDLPIHFITLSDPKAMSEIESLNQDSIIYIIDYQTLKKADRKTFCTLISNKKAIISSTDKIEDVEHKILEIKSENNIFDQGDILPIEDYVKYIVLNYQYKFPDIELSKKLGISRKSLWEKRKKYDIIKKK